The proteins below are encoded in one region of Peptoniphilus sp. GNH:
- a CDS encoding ABC transporter ATP-binding protein/permease — translation MFRMIKRLINWTGNFKKRIYTGFVYAFINSIFTSMPIILAAYGLKLIWNDYNGVQQIDYKQILYISILMIIVVGGRFVFSYLRACSQESVGCEATAKQRIRLGNILKRVSLGFFNSNNMGEISSAVTTDLSFIEMLSMNMINTVVNGYITVFVMISFLLFYCPLAGVVSLVGVVLSAIFLYIADKISDRNASLHQKAQDDIVENTIEFLRGMQTIKAFKQEGVSIKGIETAYKNHKDLNIRIEIENCPYNCLHQFILKAASIGIVAVSAYLTYVGKMDLNIMLMMDMFSFVMFSQIEPLSNAIHVIEVVNKTLDKLSKIENAEIIDENGKEVDLNHYDIKFSDVCFSYDKKQILNNISFDIYEGSTTAIVGPSGSGKTTICNLIARFYDVNSGSITIGGHNIKDITCDSLLKNISMVFQKVYLFNDSIKNNILFGNPSASDEEIIEASKKAHCHDFISKLPNGYDTIIGDAGATLSGGEKQRISIARAILKDSPIVILDEATASIDPENEHLIQKAISSLTKGKTVIVIAHRLATIQDSDQILVIDNGRVVQQGTHRELVVQDGTYKRFIDIKESAEGWCIK, via the coding sequence ATGTTCAGAATGATAAAAAGGCTTATAAATTGGACTGGAAATTTTAAAAAGCGTATCTATACAGGGTTTGTATATGCTTTTATAAATAGTATTTTCACATCAATGCCAATAATTCTTGCTGCATACGGATTGAAATTAATTTGGAATGATTACAATGGTGTTCAACAAATTGATTATAAGCAGATATTATATATAAGCATTTTAATGATTATTGTGGTAGGTGGGAGATTTGTATTTTCTTATTTAAGGGCGTGTTCGCAAGAAAGTGTAGGTTGTGAAGCTACTGCAAAGCAGCGTATTCGATTAGGAAATATTTTGAAGCGAGTTTCTCTTGGATTCTTTAATAGCAATAATATGGGCGAAATTTCTTCTGCGGTTACAACAGACCTTTCTTTTATTGAAATGTTATCTATGAATATGATTAATACTGTTGTTAATGGATATATTACAGTTTTCGTTATGATTTCGTTTTTGCTATTTTATTGCCCATTAGCAGGAGTTGTTTCGTTGGTTGGAGTAGTTTTATCTGCGATATTCTTATATATTGCAGATAAAATTAGTGATAGAAATGCGAGTTTGCATCAGAAAGCTCAAGATGACATCGTGGAAAATACAATTGAGTTTTTAAGGGGTATGCAAACAATAAAAGCATTTAAACAAGAAGGAGTATCAATTAAAGGGATTGAAACAGCATATAAAAATCATAAGGATCTCAATATTAGAATTGAAATAGAAAACTGTCCGTACAATTGCTTGCATCAATTTATTCTTAAAGCGGCATCTATTGGAATAGTGGCAGTAAGTGCGTATTTAACATATGTTGGTAAAATGGATTTAAACATAATGCTTATGATGGATATGTTTTCATTTGTGATGTTTAGTCAAATAGAGCCTTTGAGTAACGCAATTCATGTTATAGAAGTTGTGAATAAAACATTAGATAAATTGTCCAAGATAGAAAATGCGGAGATTATAGATGAGAATGGTAAAGAGGTTGATTTAAATCATTATGATATAAAATTTTCTGATGTTTGTTTTTCGTATGATAAAAAGCAGATATTAAATAATATATCTTTTGACATTTACGAAGGTAGTACGACTGCTATTGTAGGTCCATCTGGTAGTGGAAAGACAACTATTTGTAATTTGATAGCACGATTTTATGATGTAAATAGTGGATCAATAACTATTGGAGGTCATAATATAAAAGATATAACCTGCGATAGTTTATTAAAGAACATATCAATGGTATTTCAAAAAGTATATCTATTTAATGACAGTATAAAAAATAATATATTATTCGGTAATCCGAGTGCAAGTGATGAAGAAATTATAGAAGCATCAAAAAAAGCACATTGTCATGACTTTATTTCAAAATTACCTAATGGATATGACACTATTATAGGAGATGCGGGAGCAACATTATCTGGAGGTGAAAAACAGCGTATTTCAATAGCAAGAGCTATTCTAAAGGACTCACCTATTGTAATTCTTGATGAAGCAACAGCAAGTATTGATCCTGAAAATGAGCATTTGATTCAAAAAGCAATAAGCTCTCTAACGAAAGGTAAAACTGTCATTGTAATTGCTCATAGGTTAGCAACAATACAAGACTCAGATCAAATATTAGTTATTGATAATGGCAGAGTAGTTCAGCAAGGTACTCATAGAGAATTAGTTGTTCAAGATGGTACTTATAAAAGATTTATTGATATTAAAGAAAGTGCAGAAGGATGGTGCATTAAATGA
- a CDS encoding ABC transporter ATP-binding protein/permease, with amino-acid sequence MKQKSWISIAFSFASQCKWRIILSVIFAIIGVFAGIVPYWCIYKIITLFVNKNIILNQILYYCIIAVLGYGLRYLFHGISTTLSHFSAYKILENIRMSLAKKLIDAPLGYVLGESVGKLKSVIVDRVETIELPLAHVIPECISNITLSISVFAYLVFIDWRMAISMLITVPIAGTAYMLMMRNFNEEYAKYMETSNYVNGVIVEYVEGIEVIKAFNQSTNSYKRFVEAIETFRDSTLAWYKGVWKYMNFGNAVLPSTFLGVLPVGLILYLNGEISPQNLVISLILSLGVVGPMMNFTNYINEAKAIEYALHDVDKLLQIPVLSNSKQDTEITDYNIKLQNVSFSYDGNMANKVLSKINCIFENKQFIALVGPSGSGKTTIARLIARFWDTTEGNIYIGGKDIKDIPISKLNELISFVTQDTYLFNCSVKENIRLGNPEATDDEVFQAAKLACCDEFIQTLEDGYDTIVGNAGNKLSGGEKQRISIARMILKNSPIVILDEATAFTDPENESKLQQSLGALSKGKLLLVIAHRLSTIKNADRIFVINSGEIQAVGKHEELLDTNNLYKNMWLAHIGAKNWSANSNGKEEL; translated from the coding sequence ATGAAACAAAAAAGTTGGATTTCAATAGCTTTTTCGTTTGCATCGCAATGCAAATGGAGAATAATTTTATCGGTAATTTTTGCCATTATAGGAGTATTCGCTGGAATAGTGCCATATTGGTGTATATACAAGATTATTACTTTGTTTGTAAATAAAAATATAATCTTAAATCAAATTTTATATTACTGTATTATAGCTGTTTTGGGATATGGACTTAGATATTTATTTCATGGTATTTCAACAACATTGTCTCATTTTTCTGCATATAAAATACTTGAAAACATAAGGATGAGTTTGGCTAAAAAGTTAATTGATGCTCCTTTAGGATATGTATTAGGGGAATCTGTCGGAAAACTAAAAAGTGTAATAGTTGATAGAGTAGAAACAATTGAGTTGCCATTAGCCCATGTGATTCCTGAATGTATATCGAATATAACTCTTTCTATAAGTGTGTTTGCTTATTTGGTGTTTATAGATTGGAGAATGGCGATTTCCATGTTAATTACAGTCCCAATTGCAGGAACAGCGTATATGCTTATGATGAGAAATTTTAATGAGGAATATGCAAAATACATGGAAACAAGCAATTATGTTAACGGAGTAATTGTTGAATATGTAGAAGGTATTGAAGTAATTAAGGCTTTTAATCAATCAACCAATTCATATAAACGATTTGTAGAAGCCATAGAAACCTTCAGAGACTCAACACTGGCGTGGTATAAGGGTGTTTGGAAATATATGAATTTTGGTAACGCAGTACTTCCATCTACATTTTTGGGTGTGTTACCAGTAGGATTGATACTCTATTTGAACGGAGAAATCTCCCCGCAGAATTTAGTTATTTCTTTAATTTTATCATTGGGAGTAGTGGGACCTATGATGAATTTTACTAATTATATAAATGAAGCAAAGGCAATAGAATATGCTTTACATGATGTAGATAAATTACTTCAAATACCAGTATTGAGTAATTCAAAACAAGATACTGAAATAACAGACTATAATATTAAACTTCAAAATGTTTCTTTCTCATATGATGGAAATATGGCGAACAAAGTGTTATCTAAAATAAATTGTATCTTTGAAAACAAACAATTCATAGCTTTAGTTGGACCATCTGGTAGTGGAAAAACGACAATAGCGAGATTAATAGCAAGATTTTGGGATACCACAGAAGGAAATATTTATATTGGTGGAAAGGATATTAAAGACATACCTATTTCAAAGTTAAATGAATTAATCAGCTTTGTTACACAAGACACATATCTATTTAACTGTTCTGTTAAAGAAAATATTAGATTAGGGAATCCGGAAGCAACAGATGATGAAGTTTTCCAAGCAGCAAAATTAGCTTGCTGCGATGAATTTATTCAAACATTAGAAGACGGATATGACACAATTGTAGGAAATGCAGGAAATAAATTATCTGGTGGAGAAAAACAGAGGATTTCTATTGCAAGAATGATTTTAAAAAATTCTCCGATTGTTATATTGGATGAAGCTACTGCATTTACAGATCCTGAGAATGAAAGCAAGTTACAACAATCTTTAGGGGCATTATCGAAAGGAAAGTTATTGTTGGTAATAGCTCATAGGCTTTCTACTATTAAAAATGCAGACAGAATTTTTGTAATAAATAGTGGAGAAATTCAGGCGGTTGGAAAGCATGAGGAATTATTAGATACTAATAATCTTTATAAAAATATGTGGCTTGCACATATTGGGGCAAAAAATTGGTCTGCAAATTCAAACGGGAAGGAGGAGTTGTAA
- a CDS encoding AraC family transcriptional regulator, translating to MELLTRSNTCSTYKMGVDGEDGTVLYYSVCPGISVMYNNFHIEKGPDRVIRDSNSFSIHYCIEGRIEAEVSSGEYLYLGAGDVLLEKLDSKYRYCSFPTKHYHGITITFSPDEMDENLNTLLLNFSIDINRIKETFLSKYVPFVIHEDVIINHIFEELYKIPELLKYDYLKLKVIELLMLLRVVENKNGNYKYQYFYKSQIEKVKDIKEFITNNIEEHFTMEELSQKYDIPLSTLKKCFKAVYGEPIYQFIRNYRMNIASTLLIKTDDSIIVIAGKVGYTNSSKFTEAFKSVIGKTPTEYRKTVIQTE from the coding sequence ATGGAATTGTTAACTCGAAGCAACACTTGCTCTACATATAAAATGGGAGTTGATGGAGAAGATGGAACTGTATTGTATTATAGTGTTTGCCCAGGAATTTCAGTAATGTATAATAACTTTCATATTGAAAAAGGACCAGATAGAGTTATAAGGGACAGTAATTCTTTTAGTATACACTATTGTATTGAAGGTAGGATAGAAGCGGAAGTTTCATCTGGAGAATATTTGTATTTAGGTGCTGGTGATGTGTTGCTTGAAAAACTTGATTCCAAATATAGATATTGTAGCTTTCCAACAAAACATTATCATGGGATAACAATCACTTTTTCTCCTGATGAAATGGATGAAAATTTGAATACATTATTGTTAAATTTTTCAATAGATATTAATAGAATTAAGGAAACATTTTTATCAAAGTATGTACCTTTTGTTATACATGAGGATGTGATTATTAATCATATTTTTGAAGAACTTTATAAAATTCCGGAACTGTTAAAATATGATTATTTAAAATTGAAAGTAATTGAACTGTTGATGCTCTTGAGAGTAGTAGAAAATAAAAATGGGAATTATAAATATCAATATTTTTACAAATCGCAGATTGAAAAAGTAAAAGATATTAAAGAGTTTATAACAAATAATATTGAAGAGCATTTTACGATGGAAGAATTATCACAAAAATATGATATCCCGTTGTCTACATTAAAGAAATGTTTTAAAGCAGTTTATGGAGAGCCTATTTATCAATTTATTAGAAATTATAGGATGAATATAGCCTCGACATTGTTGATAAAAACAGATGATTCTATTATCGTTATTGCTGGCAAGGTTGGATATACGAATAGCAGTAAATTTACTGAAGCGTTCAAGAGTGTTATAGGAAAAACTCCGACAGAATATAGAAAAACAGTTATCCAAACAGAGTGA
- a CDS encoding ABC transporter ATP-binding protein, with protein MIEFKNVSFRYEEQKKYSIQNINIKIKSGQIALVCGTSGSGKTTLTKLINGLIPNYYNGELNGTVCINGVEVSKIPLYETAKYVGSVFQNPKTQFFTIDTTSELAFCLENFGLPEKEIEDRILKVSNELSIENLMGRNIFNLSGGEKQKIACSCVFVSGQEIIVLDEPSSNLDISATMELRKLIKLWKEQGKTVVISEHRIYYLKGLIDRVIHLKDGNIYGEYTEEEFNKFMEKDKCKAGLRPLDLNTFPFCLSNEVKCESQFTISDVIYSYQKGGYILKIGEIKLPQNRIIGIIGHNGAGKSTFADCLCGISKNDKSVISYGGRLYYKKKKFKLCFLVMQDVNHQLFTESVEDEMLLSMTQKDKNKLHNILKELNLYSLKNKHPMSLSGGEKQRIAIASALVSSRDFIILDEPTSGLDLFHMRMVADELKKLKSRGKSIFLITHDYEMLLSSCDYILHLEDGKVKDSYFLDGEGIKKIKKYFIREEVSP; from the coding sequence ATGATTGAATTTAAAAATGTATCATTTAGATATGAAGAACAAAAAAAATACTCCATTCAAAATATAAACATAAAAATTAAGTCAGGTCAGATAGCTTTGGTTTGCGGAACTTCGGGTAGCGGAAAGACTACTTTAACTAAATTAATTAATGGCTTGATTCCCAATTATTATAATGGGGAACTTAATGGTACTGTGTGTATAAATGGAGTTGAAGTAAGTAAAATCCCGTTGTATGAAACAGCGAAATATGTAGGAAGTGTATTTCAAAATCCTAAAACTCAATTTTTCACAATTGATACTACAAGTGAATTGGCATTTTGTTTGGAGAATTTTGGATTACCTGAAAAAGAAATTGAAGATAGAATACTAAAAGTAAGTAATGAATTAAGTATTGAAAACTTAATGGGGAGAAATATATTTAACTTATCGGGAGGAGAAAAGCAAAAAATAGCATGTTCTTGTGTTTTTGTAAGTGGGCAAGAAATAATTGTATTAGATGAACCTTCATCTAATTTAGATATTTCAGCAACTATGGAACTTAGAAAATTAATTAAATTATGGAAAGAACAAGGCAAAACAGTAGTAATTTCTGAACATAGAATATATTATCTTAAAGGCTTAATAGATAGAGTAATTCATTTGAAAGATGGAAATATCTATGGTGAATACACGGAAGAAGAATTCAATAAATTCATGGAAAAAGATAAATGCAAAGCTGGATTAAGACCTTTGGATTTAAATACTTTTCCATTTTGTTTGAGCAATGAAGTTAAATGTGAAAGCCAATTTACAATTTCTGATGTCATATATAGTTATCAGAAAGGTGGGTACATACTAAAAATAGGAGAGATAAAGTTACCACAAAATAGGATTATTGGCATCATTGGTCATAATGGTGCAGGAAAATCAACATTTGCTGATTGCTTGTGTGGAATAAGTAAAAATGATAAAAGTGTAATTTCTTATGGGGGTAGATTATACTACAAAAAGAAGAAATTTAAATTGTGTTTTTTAGTTATGCAAGATGTTAATCACCAACTATTTACTGAAAGTGTTGAAGATGAAATGTTGTTGTCCATGACACAAAAAGATAAAAATAAGTTGCATAATATACTAAAAGAATTAAATCTATATTCACTTAAAAATAAGCATCCGATGTCATTGTCTGGAGGGGAAAAACAAAGAATTGCAATAGCGAGTGCGTTAGTTTCAAGTAGAGATTTTATTATTCTTGATGAACCTACAAGTGGATTAGACTTATTTCACATGAGAATGGTTGCTGATGAATTAAAGAAACTTAAAAGTAGAGGTAAGTCTATTTTTTTGATAACTCATGATTATGAGATGCTATTAAGTTCTTGTGATTATATTTTACACTTAGAGGATGGCAAAGTTAAAGATAGTTATTTTTTAGATGGAGAAGGTATAAAGAAAATAAAAAAATATTTTATAAGAGAGGAAGTGAGTCCTTAA
- a CDS encoding energy-coupling factor transporter transmembrane protein EcfT codes for MIEETVVRYKPSYITIDPRTKIFLMVTVTSIMATGSSHGAMFYLRHLLMVLSFVALFISKKGKAAIRFLILYLIIFALNFVVLPYTTGFLSFLVLATVGIYTNILPGFIMGYYLISTTSVSEFIAAMEKLKVSYKIIIPFSVVFRFFPTVKEEYISIQNAMKIKGVTIRKSPIEMIEYRLVPLLISVTKIGEELSASALTRGLGSPIKRTNICKIGLKKIDYFLLLLASLCWVVFIFF; via the coding sequence ATGATAGAAGAAACAGTAGTTAGATATAAACCATCATATATTACAATAGATCCACGCACAAAAATTTTTCTTATGGTAACTGTAACGAGCATCATGGCTACTGGAAGCAGTCATGGTGCTATGTTTTATTTGCGGCATCTTTTAATGGTTCTGTCCTTTGTTGCATTATTTATTTCTAAAAAAGGTAAAGCAGCTATAAGATTTTTGATATTGTATTTGATTATATTTGCATTAAATTTTGTTGTTTTACCTTATACGACAGGATTTTTGAGTTTTTTGGTATTAGCAACAGTAGGGATATATACAAATATATTGCCGGGATTTATTATGGGTTACTATTTAATCAGTACCACTTCTGTTAGTGAATTTATCGCAGCTATGGAAAAACTTAAAGTGTCATATAAAATCATTATTCCATTTTCGGTAGTATTTAGATTTTTTCCAACAGTAAAAGAAGAATATATTTCTATACAAAATGCCATGAAAATAAAAGGTGTAACAATAAGGAAGAGTCCAATAGAAATGATTGAGTATAGATTAGTTCCTTTGCTAATATCTGTAACAAAAATTGGTGAGGAATTATCTGCATCAGCTTTGACAAGAGGGTTAGGATCTCCGATTAAAAGAACTAATATTTGCAAAATCGGACTAAAAAAAATAGATTATTTTCTGCTTTTACTTGCGAGCTTATGTTGGGTTGTTTTTATATTTTTTTAG
- a CDS encoding MptD family putative ECF transporter S component, translated as MEKQNKLEAKDLINIGIFTVVYFMIEFAVSMLGYIPIFNLLLVFLCPLVCGIPSIFYIVKVKKFGVISITGILLGLFYMLMGGGIVVLAFGIIFGFLGDLIIKKGKYEQWKYISIGYSVFSFWIVGCVARLFIGREAYLAKVAEGYGKVYAESLRMYTPYWIIPVLFIISFIGAYLGSLLGKSILKKHLKKAGIV; from the coding sequence ATGGAGAAACAAAATAAACTTGAAGCAAAGGACTTGATCAATATTGGAATTTTTACAGTAGTATATTTTATGATTGAATTTGCTGTTTCAATGTTAGGATATATTCCGATATTTAATTTACTATTAGTTTTTTTATGCCCATTAGTTTGTGGTATACCAAGCATATTCTATATAGTTAAGGTCAAGAAGTTTGGTGTAATTTCAATAACAGGAATATTATTAGGTCTTTTTTATATGCTAATGGGTGGTGGCATAGTTGTCCTCGCTTTTGGGATTATCTTTGGATTTTTAGGAGATTTGATAATAAAAAAAGGTAAATATGAACAATGGAAATATATTTCTATTGGATATAGCGTATTTTCTTTTTGGATAGTTGGATGTGTTGCAAGATTGTTTATTGGAAGAGAAGCATATTTGGCTAAGGTAGCTGAAGGGTATGGTAAAGTATATGCAGAATCGTTGCGTATGTATACGCCATATTGGATTATTCCTGTGCTGTTTATTATTAGTTTTATAGGAGCATATTTAGGTTCGCTATTAGGAAAGAGTATTCTAAAAAAGCATCTTAAAAAAGCAGGAATAGTGTAA
- a CDS encoding MobC family plasmid mobilization relaxosome protein, producing the protein MDNRKRKNQLKIYLTDEEKEVFEKKMKLANCKTMSHFLRKCVLEKEIYVVDLEPFRNLQWLLSNATNNINQIAKRVNSTGIIYKEDISDIKKEIEHFSKELWQIHSLLLNKLKESSGD; encoded by the coding sequence ATGGATAATAGAAAGAGAAAAAATCAGCTTAAAATATATTTAACAGATGAAGAAAAAGAAGTTTTTGAAAAGAAAATGAAACTTGCTAATTGCAAAACTATGTCCCACTTTCTTAGAAAATGTGTGTTAGAAAAAGAAATTTATGTTGTAGATTTAGAACCATTTAGAAACCTACAATGGCTGCTTTCTAATGCAACAAACAACATCAATCAGATTGCAAAGCGAGTAAATTCGACAGGTATAATCTACAAAGAGGACATAAGTGATATAAAAAAAGAGATTGAACATTTCTCAAAAGAGCTATGGCAGATCCATTCTCTACTTCTTAATAAATTAAAAGAAAGTTCTGGTGATTAG
- a CDS encoding ABC transporter ATP-binding protein/permease: MLSVFKKIWNFSIEEQVYIKKSIFANFFGSIFNALQFAAIYYAIFGIVNKDISFKTIGISSLFLLISIAGVIISKNSSMLKQTHAGYFMAGHKRIELGEKIKKVPMGFFSSLSLGNLTTIATTNLDNIETWVPTLYIMVFGGMLNAIVFILSLFLFSYKVGLVAIVGSIVFLLIVARMQKRSSKNADKIHEIQVSLTKEVLSTLQGMQIIKSYNLRGSNNKKLDKSFDGASKYSFDLEKTIMPYSLLAKIIIAITICLMLFISINLYFVENSQIVNTIMILIASFVIFDGLITSGSAMAMLRMVENAIDSYSYVNDIEDMEEGGVSEPIKNHNIVFKNVSFSYDDRPILKNVSAEIKENTMTAIVGPSGSGKTTFCNLIARFWDVNSGEILIGGKNIKDYKIENLMNSISMVFQDVYLFEDTIENNIKFGKQDASHDDVVEAAKKARCHEFIEALPEGYNTIIGEGGASLSGGEKQRISIARAMLKDADIIIFDEATANIDPENEDKLKEAIEQLTKNKTVIMIAHRLKTIRNADQILVLKDGEIVERGNHEELIKNNGLYSDLINAKAKAESWKLNN; encoded by the coding sequence ATGCTTAGTGTTTTTAAAAAAATATGGAATTTTTCTATTGAAGAACAAGTGTATATAAAAAAATCAATCTTTGCTAATTTTTTCGGTTCTATTTTTAATGCTCTACAATTTGCAGCCATTTATTATGCGATTTTTGGGATAGTAAACAAGGATATAAGCTTTAAAACAATAGGAATATCAAGTTTATTTTTATTAATTAGTATAGCCGGAGTAATTATTTCAAAAAATTCCTCTATGCTCAAACAAACACATGCCGGATATTTTATGGCTGGACACAAGAGAATTGAATTAGGTGAAAAAATAAAAAAAGTTCCCATGGGATTTTTCTCAAGTTTAAGCCTTGGAAATTTAACAACTATTGCAACTACTAACTTAGATAATATAGAGACTTGGGTTCCAACTTTGTATATTATGGTTTTCGGTGGTATGCTTAATGCTATTGTTTTTATCTTATCCTTATTTTTATTTTCTTATAAGGTAGGTCTTGTAGCAATAGTTGGCTCTATTGTATTTTTGTTGATTGTTGCTCGTATGCAAAAAAGGTCTAGTAAAAATGCAGACAAGATTCATGAGATTCAGGTATCACTTACCAAAGAAGTCTTATCAACATTGCAAGGAATGCAAATTATAAAATCATACAATCTAAGAGGAAGTAACAATAAAAAACTTGATAAAAGCTTTGATGGTGCAAGCAAATATTCTTTTGATTTAGAAAAAACTATAATGCCATATAGTTTATTAGCTAAAATAATAATAGCTATAACAATTTGTTTGATGTTATTTATATCAATAAACTTATATTTTGTTGAAAACAGTCAAATAGTCAATACTATTATGATACTTATAGCAAGTTTTGTAATATTTGATGGGCTTATAACATCTGGCTCTGCTATGGCAATGCTAAGAATGGTTGAGAATGCAATAGATTCTTATTCTTATGTAAATGATATAGAAGATATGGAAGAAGGAGGAGTCTCAGAGCCTATAAAAAATCACAACATAGTCTTTAAAAATGTATCATTTTCTTATGATGATAGACCAATTTTAAAAAATGTATCAGCAGAGATAAAAGAAAATACCATGACTGCTATAGTTGGTCCATCTGGTTCTGGTAAAACAACATTTTGCAATCTAATAGCGAGATTTTGGGATGTAAATTCTGGTGAAATTTTAATAGGTGGAAAAAATATTAAAGACTATAAGATAGAAAATCTTATGAATTCTATTTCTATGGTCTTCCAAGACGTCTATCTCTTTGAAGATACAATTGAAAACAATATAAAATTTGGAAAACAAGATGCAAGTCACGATGATGTGGTTGAGGCTGCAAAAAAAGCAAGATGTCATGAATTTATAGAAGCTTTACCAGAAGGATATAACACTATAATAGGAGAAGGTGGAGCAAGTCTATCAGGTGGAGAAAAACAAAGAATATCCATTGCAAGAGCTATGCTTAAAGATGCAGACATCATAATTTTTGATGAAGCCACAGCAAATATAGACCCAGAAAATGAAGATAAATTAAAAGAAGCCATAGAACAACTTACGAAAAATAAAACAGTAATTATGATTGCCCATAGACTAAAAACAATTAGAAATGCGGATCAAATTTTAGTTTTAAAAGATGGAGAAATAGTAGAACGAGGAAATCACGAAGAACTGATTAAAAATAATGGACTTTACTCTGACCTTATCAATGCAAAAGCTAAGGCAGAATCATGGAAATTAAATAATTGA